One genomic window of Nitrospirae bacterium CG2_30_53_67 includes the following:
- a CDS encoding calcium-binding protein produces MEIVVDAYDAWEQAMGWYYYLEDNLKFPFPATCVKKRDISPLKLKENVEIVGMPPIDECEREMFVSITWEGRRFAVPLDQLQCECRDKKTKQAIEDRHYWVKQGYQFG; encoded by the coding sequence ATGGAGATCGTCGTTGACGCCTATGATGCCTGGGAGCAGGCTATGGGCTGGTACTACTATTTAGAGGACAACTTGAAATTCCCTTTCCCGGCAACGTGCGTCAAGAAGAGAGATATTTCTCCACTCAAGCTCAAGGAAAATGTGGAGATCGTGGGTATGCCGCCTATAGATGAGTGCGAACGGGAGATGTTCGTTTCCATAACGTGGGAAGGCCGTCGATTCGCCGTTCCCTTGGATCAACTGCAGTGTGAGTGCCGCGACAAAAAAACCAAACAGGCCATCGAAGACCGGCATTACTGGGTAAAGCAGGGCTATCAGTTTGGATGA